The Streptomyces laurentii region TGGGGCGATGACGACGGCTGAGGCGTGGCACGCGACGGACCGGCTGCTGCCGCTCGGCGACGCGGCGGACGGGACGTGGATCGCGGAGCGGACGGTACGGGACCTGCTGACCCGGGCGGCCCTGAACGTACGGGGCGTGGCACCCGGGCGCCCCGGATTCCATCTCGCGGACGACGGCGCCCGTTCCTCCGTTCCGGTGCCGCCGGGCGGGCTGCCGCCCGGGGAACTGCGGATCACGATGGAACTCGCGGCGGTGGCGGACCGGCCGCTCCCCCAGCTGACGGGGCGCCTGCGGGCGGCGCTCCTCGACGTGGCAGAGGGCACGCTCGGCCTGGCGGTGGCCGGGGTGGACCTGCGGGTGACGGAGCTGCTCGACACCGCCCCGGACCGCACGCCGCCCCCTCCCCCGCGGAGCCGCACCTCGCCCCCGGCCCCGGGCGACCCGGCCGCCCTGACGGCCCTCACGGTCCCGGGCGTGGCGGCCCTCACCGACGCCTTCGGCCCCCCGCTCCAGCGCACCCCGGCCCACGTCCGTATCGAGGTGGCGGTGACGACGGGCCACCGGGCCCTGACCGTGGCCCGCGCGCTCCGCACGGCCTTGGCCGAAGCCGCCCCGGACGGTCCGGAGGTCACCGTCCTGATCTCGGAATTCCACTAGCTAGCCGCCGCCGGTGGGCCCGTGACGCGGTCACAGTCGCGGTCGCGGTCGCACAGTTGTCGCAACCCCCCGTGCCGTCGAGGCGTCGTCCCTACGATGGACAGCGGCGAGGCAGAGGCAACCTTGGGGGGCTGATGACCGACCGGGGCCCGCTCGAAGGCGCGTCAGGGGGAGACGTCCACAACGTCTTCAGCGGCAGTGCCGACATCGTGGTGCAGTTCCGCGACAACTACGGCGGCATCCACTTCTACACCCCGCCGGCCGAGACGCCGGAGGACACGGCGACGCGCGCGCTGGCCGAGGCGGTGTTCCGCCAGTGGCGCGAGGAGGCCAAGGTCTGGGACATCGGCGGCGACCGGACGGCGCTGGCGGTGCGGTGGAAGCCGCGCGTCCAGTGGGCCCGGCGCGCGGAGTTCGCGGGCACCGCGGAGCCGGCGCACGGCGATCAGGCGGCCGACATGGTCGACGGGTTCCTGAACCTTCCGCAGCGGCGCCTGGTCGTCCTCGGCGGCGCCGGATCGGGAAAGACCGCGCTGGCCGTCCTGCTCACCCTCGAACTCCTCAGGCGGCGCCTCGTACCCTGGGAGAGCAGTACTCCCGGAGGGGACGGGCTGGACATCGGCCGGGCGCGCTGGTCCGGAGCCGAGCGGCATCTGCCGGTCCCGGTGCCGGTGTCCATGGCCTCGTGGGATCCGGAACGCGAGACGTTCGACGGGTGGTTCGTCCGGCGGCTCACGGCGGACTACCCCGGATTACCCCGCCTCGCCGGCCGCCATCCCGGCGCCGAGCTGTGGAACCGCGCCGGGTCCGTGGTGCTGCCGGTGGTGGACGGCCTCGACGAGATGCCGCCCGCCCGCCGGTCCGCGGCCCTGCACGCGCTCAACCGGGCGCTCTACGACGGCAGGCCGCTGATCCTCACCTCGCGCACGGAGGCCTTCGAAGGTCCGGCCAAGGACGTCATGCTGCGCTCGACGGCGGTCCTGGAGGCCCAGCCGGTCGCCCCCGGCGACGCGGTCACCTATCTCGCCACCAGCACGACGCCGCGCCTGCGCGAGCGCTGGCAGCCCCTCTTCCAGCGGATGCGCTCCGCCCCGAACGGCGCGGCGGCCTCGGCACTGTCCACCCCGTTGATGCTCTGGCTGGCCCGGACCGTCTACGCGCGGCCGGACGCGGACCCGGCCGAACTCGCCGATCCCGCGGCCCATCCCACCCGGCAGGACATCGAGAACCATCTGCTGGACCGGTTCGTCCCCGCCGCGTTCGGCGGCGAGGTCGTGCCCGACGACCGCTGGGAGCCGCCCCGGCGCTGGCCGGCGCGCCGCGCGCAGAGATACGCGGAGGCGCTGGCCGACCACCTCGCCCGGCGAGGCACACCGGACCTGGCCTGGTGGCGGCTGCACGAAGCCGCCCGGCCGACGCTGGTGGCCGGGGCGCTGTCCCTCGTCTTCCTGGTGGCCGTGGCACTCCGGCTGTCGATCACGGCCGGCCGGGTGATCTGGCAGCAGGCAGGCGAACCGGGCGTCGTGGGCGGG contains the following coding sequences:
- a CDS encoding integral membrane protein (identified by MetaGeneAnnotator; putative;~sequence version:1), which gives rise to MTDRGPLEGASGGDVHNVFSGSADIVVQFRDNYGGIHFYTPPAETPEDTATRALAEAVFRQWREEAKVWDIGGDRTALAVRWKPRVQWARRAEFAGTAEPAHGDQAADMVDGFLNLPQRRLVVLGGAGSGKTALAVLLTLELLRRRLVPWESSTPGGDGLDIGRARWSGAERHLPVPVPVSMASWDPERETFDGWFVRRLTADYPGLPRLAGRHPGAELWNRAGSVVLPVVDGLDEMPPARRSAALHALNRALYDGRPLILTSRTEAFEGPAKDVMLRSTAVLEAQPVAPGDAVTYLATSTTPRLRERWQPLFQRMRSAPNGAAASALSTPLMLWLARTVYARPDADPAELADPAAHPTRQDIENHLLDRFVPAAFGGEVVPDDRWEPPRRWPARRAQRYAEALADHLARRGTPDLAWWRLHEAARPTLVAGALSLVFLVAVALRLSITAGRVIWQQAGEPGVVGGLSAPSSFALGTMIGLGTQMAVRAWYTETRFGEPRRRVNLLRPGAALRSAARATGRRSKITALFAASPVLAVSVWRLFSEDSAAAWLGGSLCPVLCIVLAVMYAAPSDSAVDATTPRSLMRGEHAAVLLGVAVIAPLAGFGIGLTHWRFSPASALSGGLAAWLGASTLLVLVSPWSRWMLGRTRLAVTRRAPWSLLRYLGDAHRQGILRQIGGVYQFRNLSLQERLAATTPYGARRRRRAAGRQPTLSPDAITHTSDAGRAFRLRVRRTNLAPLRRGLIPATFLTMVCVTFGGTWLLIGPGLLLFACVLTAFTWALPAYVVDLRLNRDTLECQSPRYSARFEWRHIEEIALHRFEPRGRRTGRHVLQVRLRPDALTPAERKAQDPGWRLVCDLGAMPSLPPELDAALKEYSAYGLQPESFALWEEQFDSD
- a CDS encoding hypothetical protein (identified by MetaGeneAnnotator; putative;~sequence version:1), which codes for MTTAEAWHATDRLLPLGDAADGTWIAERTVRDLLTRAALNVRGVAPGRPGFHLADDGARSSVPVPPGGLPPGELRITMELAAVADRPLPQLTGRLRAALLDVAEGTLGLAVAGVDLRVTELLDTAPDRTPPPPPRSRTSPPAPGDPAALTALTVPGVAALTDAFGPPLQRTPAHVRIEVAVTTGHRALTVARALRTALAEAAPDGPEVTVLISEFH